Proteins encoded by one window of Streptacidiphilus sp. PB12-B1b:
- a CDS encoding methyltransferase, producing MTVHDTRTPDLGADQSDAADPAPAPAPAIDPASDPALDERAPSIADRAALFGVLTGGWTAQCLYALAKLGVPDLLAAGPRPVEDLAAECGADRRALRRVLNAVTAAGLFRETAPGTFALTPVTRLLCRDATRSSRPSAIMFGEEVYQSFGAIMHTLRTGEPAFEQLYGKGFYDYLDDDPQLTAVFSAAMGNAAVPAALAGCDLSGLGTVVDVGGGDGGLLGKVLTRHPAARGILVDLPEAVEQARAKLTAAGLDQRVTVAPGSFFDPLPTGGDVYTLSRVLHNWDDEQAVAILRRVREAVPDHGRLLVFERLEGRTPDPARAAQAQLIDVLMLVMLDGRDRTEEEYRGLLDAAGFEVRSVRAAPLHSSSTESVLEATPR from the coding sequence ATGACCGTCCACGACACCCGCACCCCGGACCTCGGCGCCGACCAGTCCGACGCCGCCGACCCCGCTCCCGCTCCCGCTCCCGCGATCGACCCCGCCTCCGACCCCGCGCTCGACGAGCGTGCCCCCTCCATCGCCGACCGGGCCGCCCTGTTCGGCGTGCTGACCGGCGGCTGGACCGCCCAGTGCCTCTACGCCCTGGCCAAGCTCGGCGTGCCGGACCTGCTCGCCGCCGGACCGCGCCCGGTCGAGGACCTCGCCGCCGAGTGCGGCGCGGACCGCCGCGCGCTGCGCCGGGTGCTGAACGCGGTGACGGCCGCGGGCCTGTTCCGCGAGACCGCGCCCGGGACGTTCGCGCTCACCCCGGTCACCCGGCTGCTCTGCCGGGACGCCACCCGCTCCAGCCGCCCCTCCGCGATCATGTTCGGCGAGGAGGTGTACCAGTCCTTCGGCGCGATCATGCACACCCTGCGCACCGGCGAGCCCGCGTTCGAGCAGCTCTACGGCAAGGGCTTCTACGACTACCTGGACGACGACCCGCAGCTGACCGCGGTGTTCTCGGCGGCGATGGGCAACGCCGCCGTGCCCGCCGCCCTGGCCGGCTGCGACCTCAGCGGCCTCGGCACGGTGGTCGACGTCGGCGGCGGCGACGGCGGCCTGCTCGGCAAGGTCCTCACCCGGCACCCCGCCGCCCGCGGCATCCTGGTGGACCTGCCCGAGGCGGTCGAGCAGGCCCGGGCCAAGCTGACGGCCGCCGGGCTCGACCAGCGGGTGACGGTCGCCCCCGGCAGCTTCTTCGACCCGCTGCCGACCGGCGGCGACGTCTACACGCTCTCCCGGGTGCTGCACAACTGGGACGACGAGCAGGCCGTCGCCATCCTGCGGCGGGTCCGCGAGGCCGTGCCCGACCACGGCCGACTGCTGGTGTTCGAACGCCTGGAGGGCCGGACGCCCGACCCGGCGCGGGCCGCCCAGGCGCAGCTCATCGATGTGCTGATGCTGGTCATGCTCGACGGCCGGGACCGGACCGAGGAGGAGTACCGGGGCCTGCTGGACGCCGCGGGCTTCGAGGTGCGGTCGGTGCGGGCCGCGCCGCTGCACTCGTCCAGCACCGAGAGCGTCCTCGAGGCGACGCCCAGATAG
- a CDS encoding SGNH/GDSL hydrolase family protein codes for MPSEQARGEAADPYCLRVGEAAELLAGHPWRRFVVLGDSVAEGLGDAVPGYPDEPWADRIARELTQQQPELVFLNLGRSNTLAADVRAGQLEAALEFAPDLALVTCGGYDVLRPAFDAARVEDEIEAIVSALAATQCDVITVGIFDGSRSPHMPERFRAGMEQRLQELAAATLRVSDRHGTIHVDLTGHPTASSADIYSADGIHGNRRCHAISAAEAIRSLGARLAASGKELDQ; via the coding sequence ATGCCGAGCGAACAAGCACGTGGAGAAGCCGCCGACCCGTACTGCCTGCGGGTGGGCGAGGCGGCGGAGCTGCTGGCGGGCCACCCCTGGCGCCGCTTCGTCGTCCTGGGCGACAGCGTCGCCGAAGGGCTCGGGGACGCCGTACCGGGCTACCCCGACGAGCCGTGGGCGGACCGGATCGCCCGGGAGCTGACCCAGCAGCAGCCGGAGCTGGTCTTCCTGAACCTGGGCCGGAGCAACACCCTGGCCGCCGACGTCCGGGCCGGGCAGCTGGAGGCCGCCCTGGAGTTCGCCCCCGATCTGGCCCTGGTGACCTGCGGCGGCTACGACGTGCTGCGCCCGGCCTTCGACGCCGCCCGGGTGGAGGACGAGATCGAGGCCATCGTCTCGGCGCTGGCGGCCACGCAGTGCGACGTGATCACCGTGGGCATCTTCGACGGGTCGCGCTCGCCGCACATGCCCGAGCGCTTCCGCGCCGGGATGGAGCAGCGGCTGCAGGAGCTGGCAGCGGCCACCCTCCGGGTCTCCGACCGGCACGGCACCATCCACGTGGACCTGACCGGACATCCGACCGCCAGCAGCGCGGATATCTACAGCGCCGACGGCATCCATGGGAACCGGCGCTGCCACGCCATATCCGCAGCCGAAGCGATCCGCTCCCTCGGTGCGCGTCTGGCCGCCTCCGGAAAGGAGCTCGACCAATGA
- a CDS encoding isocitrate lyase/phosphoenolpyruvate mutase family protein, whose protein sequence is MTATAQQDRARLFRSLHTASAPLALANAWDAASARLAQQAGAPAVATTSAGVAWALGSADGDRIGRQDAVALVARVASVVDVPVTADIESGFGATPAELAETVTGVIGAGAVGINLEDSRHGDGGPRLRNAAEQSERIAAARAAAEATGVPLFINARVDTYIRAAGEPETRMQDVLTRAAAYLAAGADGIFVLGVSDPATIAGLAELITGPLNILARPGLPSVAELGRLGVARVSLGDTVAKAAYTLGYRAAAELAAHGTYTVLADALAHPDPVDLNALLR, encoded by the coding sequence ATGACTGCCACTGCCCAACAGGACCGCGCCCGCCTCTTCCGCTCCCTGCACACCGCCTCGGCCCCGCTCGCCCTGGCCAACGCCTGGGACGCCGCCAGCGCCCGCCTCGCCCAGCAGGCAGGCGCGCCCGCCGTCGCCACCACCAGCGCCGGGGTCGCCTGGGCGCTGGGCTCGGCCGACGGCGACCGGATCGGCCGGCAGGACGCCGTCGCGCTGGTCGCCCGGGTGGCCTCGGTGGTGGACGTGCCGGTGACGGCGGACATCGAGAGCGGCTTCGGCGCCACCCCGGCCGAGCTCGCCGAGACCGTGACCGGCGTGATCGGCGCCGGTGCGGTGGGCATCAACCTGGAGGACTCGCGCCACGGCGACGGCGGCCCGCGGCTGCGGAACGCGGCCGAGCAGAGCGAGCGCATCGCCGCCGCCCGCGCGGCGGCCGAGGCCACCGGCGTTCCGCTGTTCATCAACGCCCGCGTCGACACCTACATCCGCGCCGCCGGGGAGCCGGAGACCCGGATGCAGGACGTGCTGACCCGCGCGGCCGCCTACCTGGCGGCGGGGGCGGACGGGATCTTCGTCCTCGGCGTGTCCGACCCGGCCACCATCGCCGGGCTCGCCGAGCTGATCACCGGTCCGTTGAACATCCTGGCCCGGCCCGGCCTGCCGAGCGTGGCCGAGCTCGGACGGCTCGGCGTGGCCCGGGTCAGCCTCGGCGACACCGTCGCCAAGGCCGCCTACACCCTCGGCTACCGCGCCGCCGCCGAGCTCGCCGCCCACGGCACCTACACCGTCCTGGCCGACGCCCTCGCCCACCCCGATCCGGTCGACCTCAACGCCCTGCTCCGCTGA
- a CDS encoding (deoxy)nucleoside triphosphate pyrophosphohydrolase: MTDTGGTDTGGAVVGAGSRIVVGGALLHRGRVLAARRSAPAETAGRWEFPGGKAEPGETPPQALERELHEELGVRARAVARIPGAWPVRVGLELHIWTAELLSGTPEPLQDHSELRWLTAAELSDVDWLDQDRFALPYVAALLPT, translated from the coding sequence GTGACGGATACAGGCGGGACCGACACCGGCGGGGCAGTCGTCGGCGCGGGGAGCAGGATCGTGGTGGGCGGCGCGCTGCTGCACCGGGGCCGGGTGCTGGCCGCGCGGCGCAGCGCCCCGGCCGAGACCGCCGGGCGCTGGGAGTTCCCTGGCGGCAAGGCCGAGCCGGGGGAGACCCCGCCGCAGGCGCTGGAGCGGGAGCTGCACGAGGAGTTGGGCGTGCGGGCCCGGGCGGTGGCCCGGATTCCGGGGGCCTGGCCGGTGCGGGTCGGCCTGGAGCTGCACATCTGGACGGCGGAGCTGCTCTCCGGCACTCCCGAGCCGCTTCAGGACCACTCCGAGCTGCGCTGGCTGACCGCCGCCGAGCTCTCCGACGTGGACTGGCTGGACCAGGACCGTTTCGCCCTGCCGTACGTGGCGGCCTTGCTCCCGACTTGA
- a CDS encoding SpoIIE family protein phosphatase yields MDAVRVAIVVLDTTGRIVLWSPAAEELLGWPSELLIGRKLAEFFGREKRSAPDAAPDSAADGGTGAPEGPGAEAAPEPDDAPQGPRMQEIVDQVLGGGGWRGSVVLRDSRDGLITLDARLSRLVDGDGMTFLLVRLADLARLQAVEHDLAVQDALFEQSPLGIAVFDRELRYVRVNETLARMNGVALEDHLGRTAGETLPEASADEVTAIQRQVMATGEPVVDLTVAGPHPFNPGFRSISYARLHDRAGQIIGITGTIMDVTDRYRAVAKVEYARRRLALLNELGARIGDLLDAGRIAQELADALVPTLADYSGVVLLQAVGDGDDLPRHPHQQVMPMLLMGASGITRNPVAEAVIRFGDRVPLTEGTVFARVLGTGVSELLDSLEALEEGTEADDPRLEAAYELGLHSMLVVPLRARGIVLGFMLLCRAGRREGFDRDEMAFADEIADRAGASLDNARLYARERAAALMLQRTLLPQTVPRPPGVEVGYRYIPGSSGTEVGGDWFDVVPLPDGRTALVVGDVMGHGLRAAATMGRLRTAVRTLAGLGLPPEAVLQHVHDLADDLAQGPDEALIATCVYAVYDPLTRQLTLAKAGHTAPILAVPGEPARLLELPSGTPLGVGGVSFESVALTVPENTLLLLYTDGLVESRTEDIDVGTKRLCDVLDQPVETIEDTCERILDTLERGQEPDDVALLLARLGRAEPAASAHQAQWTLTADPSAPSRARRLVRSTLTGWGVPDLSDVAELLVSELVTNAVRYSQAPIGLRLLKDRMLLVEVSDPLPDPPQQRQAARTDEGGRGLELVHSLADRWGTRVEGAGKVVWFEQSLPSAPPAPAS; encoded by the coding sequence CTGGACGCCGTCCGCGTGGCCATCGTCGTCCTGGACACCACCGGGCGGATCGTGCTGTGGAGCCCGGCCGCCGAGGAACTGCTCGGCTGGCCCAGTGAGCTGCTGATCGGCCGCAAGCTGGCCGAGTTCTTCGGTCGGGAGAAGCGCTCCGCCCCCGACGCCGCCCCCGACTCCGCAGCGGACGGCGGCACCGGCGCACCGGAGGGCCCCGGCGCGGAGGCCGCTCCCGAGCCGGACGACGCCCCCCAGGGCCCCCGGATGCAGGAGATCGTCGACCAGGTGCTGGGCGGCGGCGGCTGGCGCGGCTCGGTGGTGCTGCGCGACAGCCGGGACGGTCTGATCACGCTGGACGCCCGGCTGTCCCGGCTGGTGGACGGCGACGGCATGACCTTCCTGCTGGTGCGGCTGGCCGACCTGGCCCGGCTGCAGGCGGTGGAGCACGACCTGGCGGTGCAGGACGCCCTGTTCGAGCAGTCGCCGCTGGGCATCGCCGTCTTCGACCGCGAGCTGCGCTACGTCCGGGTGAACGAGACCCTGGCCCGGATGAACGGGGTCGCCCTGGAGGACCACCTCGGCCGCACCGCCGGGGAGACCCTGCCCGAGGCGTCCGCCGACGAGGTCACCGCCATCCAGCGGCAGGTGATGGCGACCGGCGAGCCGGTGGTGGACCTGACCGTGGCCGGGCCGCACCCCTTCAATCCGGGCTTCCGCTCGATCTCCTACGCCCGGCTGCACGACCGCGCCGGTCAGATCATCGGGATCACCGGTACCATCATGGACGTCACCGACCGCTACCGCGCGGTCGCCAAGGTCGAGTACGCCCGCCGCCGCCTGGCGCTGCTCAACGAGCTGGGCGCGCGCATCGGCGATCTGCTGGACGCCGGCCGGATCGCCCAGGAGCTGGCCGACGCGCTGGTGCCGACCCTGGCCGACTACTCCGGCGTGGTGCTGCTGCAGGCCGTCGGCGACGGCGACGACCTGCCCCGGCACCCGCACCAGCAGGTGATGCCGATGCTGCTGATGGGCGCCAGCGGGATCACCCGCAATCCGGTGGCCGAGGCGGTGATCCGGTTCGGCGACCGGGTGCCACTGACCGAGGGCACCGTCTTCGCCCGGGTGCTGGGCACCGGCGTGTCGGAGCTGCTGGACTCGCTGGAGGCGCTGGAGGAGGGCACCGAGGCCGACGATCCCCGGCTGGAGGCCGCCTACGAGCTGGGGCTGCACTCGATGCTGGTGGTGCCGCTGCGGGCGCGCGGCATCGTCCTCGGCTTCATGCTGCTGTGCCGGGCCGGGCGGCGCGAGGGCTTCGACCGGGACGAGATGGCCTTCGCCGACGAGATCGCCGACCGGGCCGGCGCCTCGCTGGACAACGCCCGGCTGTACGCCCGCGAGCGCGCCGCCGCGCTGATGCTGCAGCGCACCCTGCTGCCGCAGACCGTGCCCCGGCCGCCCGGCGTCGAGGTCGGCTACCGCTACATCCCGGGCAGCAGCGGCACGGAGGTCGGCGGCGACTGGTTCGACGTCGTCCCGCTGCCGGACGGCCGGACCGCGCTGGTCGTCGGCGACGTCATGGGCCACGGGCTGCGCGCCGCCGCGACCATGGGCCGGCTGCGCACCGCCGTCCGCACCCTGGCCGGGCTCGGCCTGCCGCCGGAGGCGGTGCTGCAGCACGTCCACGACCTGGCCGACGACCTGGCCCAGGGGCCGGACGAGGCGCTGATCGCCACCTGCGTCTACGCCGTCTACGACCCGCTGACCCGGCAGCTGACGCTGGCCAAGGCCGGCCACACCGCGCCGATCCTGGCCGTCCCCGGCGAGCCGGCCCGGCTGCTGGAGCTGCCCTCGGGCACCCCGCTGGGCGTCGGCGGGGTGTCGTTCGAGTCGGTCGCGCTGACCGTGCCCGAGAACACCCTGCTGCTGCTCTACACCGACGGCCTGGTGGAGTCCCGCACCGAGGACATCGACGTCGGCACCAAACGCCTGTGCGACGTGCTGGACCAGCCGGTCGAAACCATCGAGGACACCTGCGAGCGCATCCTGGACACCCTGGAGCGCGGGCAGGAGCCGGACGACGTGGCGCTGCTGCTGGCCCGCCTGGGCCGGGCCGAGCCCGCCGCCTCCGCCCACCAGGCGCAGTGGACGCTGACCGCCGACCCCTCCGCGCCGAGCCGGGCCCGGCGGCTGGTGCGCTCCACCCTCACCGGCTGGGGCGTGCCGGACCTCTCGGACGTGGCGGAGCTGCTCGTCAGCGAGCTGGTCACCAACGCCGTCCGCTACTCGCAGGCGCCGATCGGGCTGCGGCTGCTGAAGGACCGGATGCTGCTGGTCGAGGTCTCCGACCCGCTGCCGGACCCGCCGCAGCAGCGGCAGGCGGCGCGGACCGACGAGGGCGGGCGCGGACTGGAGCTGGTGCACAGCCTCGCCGACCGGTGGGGGACCAGGGTCGAGGGCGCCGGGAAGGTGGTCTGGTTCGAGCAGAGCCTGCCGTCCGCCCCTCCCGCTCCGGCAAGTTGA
- a CDS encoding SpoIIE family protein phosphatase: MPTHRASWGTGTGPALDPAAPAPAHEAVPEPRSGPAPEPGQRPDGEGGAPAPDATPGPDAAPGPDGARAEAPDARTEADADAAAGADAAAAAEARAVPAEWGHGEPGSIYDYIRVAAFAIGPDGLISQWSDRAAEFFDVPAEEAVGCDPVTTFAPRELWRRGRDRMTEILAGQEWVGTAPYRDSDGTEGVAELYLMPARGEDGRSGVVCMAVDLRKLRRIETDLAASEAVFGQAPTGFVLFDRELTVQRVNESFAEGLGVTPADLHGLTAADLLPRPDAERLLQALHTVLETGEPVVDLRFNGTVPSKPGRRRWSISLYRLLSSNDRTMGVAGQVVDVTGRQRAEREAASARRSLALLNEAGAHIGSTLDLEVTAKELLDVAVPGFCDIATVDLYSGVLADTDLGPSHPSVRTDGAGELRRVASASTVGYHPVPGVQSVLPGPRAEVGGAFCYPPYSPYAKALRTGRSVTLNSPGNPDPDPMIQGTVIVPMVARDTVLGLVQLSRTKGSEPFDSRDVAIATELVARAAVCIDNARLYRREHERALILQRSLLPPGSPAASGLEIACRYRPGSSGTEVGGDWFDVIQLPGNRTALVIGDVMGRGLRAAVAMGQLRSAVRTLAMLDLDPAEVLTALDEIARGLSDGTSPDSDPDSGLDELYLATCVYAVYDAVTRRCTFANAGHLPPVLVNPGEDALMLDVPPGLPLGVGGEPFEEVTVDIPDGALLGLYTDGLVESRKHQLEEGLSALRTTLSGPPRQLENLCDHLLTALDPHHGEDDIALLMARVHALPDDAVGDWMLPSEPTSVARARELACAWLLSRGLDDLIDTTELLVSELATNALRHGRGDIRLRLLRDTTLVCEVWDNGYAQPRQRRARDTDEGGRGLQLVSMLADRWGSRRTPTGKTVWFELPLPAAR, encoded by the coding sequence ATGCCGACACACAGGGCGTCATGGGGCACCGGAACGGGCCCGGCGCTCGACCCGGCCGCGCCCGCTCCCGCGCACGAGGCAGTACCCGAGCCGCGCTCGGGCCCCGCGCCCGAGCCGGGGCAGCGGCCGGACGGTGAGGGCGGTGCGCCCGCACCGGACGCCACGCCCGGACCCGACGCCGCGCCCGGACCCGACGGCGCGCGGGCCGAAGCGCCCGACGCCCGGACGGAAGCGGACGCCGACGCCGCAGCCGGGGCCGACGCCGCGGCGGCCGCCGAGGCGCGGGCCGTTCCGGCCGAGTGGGGCCACGGCGAGCCGGGGTCGATCTACGACTACATACGCGTCGCCGCCTTCGCCATCGGTCCCGACGGCCTGATCAGCCAGTGGAGCGACCGTGCCGCGGAGTTCTTCGACGTCCCCGCCGAGGAGGCGGTGGGCTGCGACCCGGTGACCACCTTCGCCCCCCGCGAGCTGTGGCGGCGCGGCCGCGACCGGATGACCGAGATCCTCGCCGGGCAGGAGTGGGTCGGCACCGCCCCCTACCGCGACAGCGACGGCACCGAGGGCGTCGCCGAGCTGTACCTGATGCCCGCCCGCGGCGAGGACGGCCGCAGCGGCGTCGTCTGCATGGCCGTCGACCTGCGCAAGCTCCGCCGGATCGAGACCGATCTGGCCGCCTCGGAGGCGGTCTTCGGCCAGGCCCCCACCGGTTTCGTGCTGTTCGACCGGGAGCTGACCGTCCAGCGCGTCAACGAGAGCTTCGCCGAGGGCCTCGGCGTGACCCCGGCCGACCTGCACGGCCTGACCGCCGCCGACCTGCTGCCGCGCCCGGACGCGGAGCGGCTGCTGCAGGCCCTGCACACCGTCCTGGAGACCGGTGAGCCCGTCGTCGACCTGCGCTTCAACGGCACCGTCCCGTCCAAGCCGGGCCGCCGCCGCTGGTCCATCTCGCTGTACCGGCTGCTGAGTTCGAACGACCGGACGATGGGCGTGGCCGGCCAGGTGGTGGACGTCACCGGGCGGCAGCGCGCCGAGCGCGAGGCCGCCAGCGCCCGCCGCAGCCTGGCGCTGCTCAACGAGGCCGGGGCGCACATCGGTTCGACCCTGGATCTGGAGGTCACCGCCAAGGAACTGCTGGACGTGGCCGTCCCGGGCTTCTGCGACATCGCCACGGTGGACCTCTACAGCGGGGTGCTGGCCGACACCGACCTGGGCCCGAGCCACCCCTCGGTGCGCACCGACGGCGCGGGCGAGCTGCGCCGGGTCGCCTCTGCCAGCACCGTCGGCTACCACCCGGTGCCCGGCGTGCAGTCGGTGCTGCCGGGGCCGCGTGCGGAGGTCGGCGGCGCGTTCTGCTACCCGCCGTACTCCCCGTACGCCAAGGCGCTGCGCACCGGCCGGAGCGTCACGCTGAACTCGCCGGGCAACCCCGACCCGGATCCGATGATCCAGGGCACCGTCATCGTCCCCATGGTGGCCCGGGACACCGTGCTGGGCCTGGTCCAGCTCTCGCGGACCAAGGGCAGCGAGCCGTTCGACTCGCGGGACGTCGCCATCGCCACCGAGCTGGTCGCCCGCGCGGCGGTGTGCATCGACAACGCCCGGCTCTACCGGCGCGAGCACGAGCGGGCGCTGATCCTGCAGCGCAGCCTGCTGCCCCCGGGCAGCCCGGCCGCGTCCGGCCTGGAGATCGCCTGCCGCTACCGCCCCGGCAGCAGCGGCACCGAGGTCGGCGGCGACTGGTTCGACGTCATCCAGCTGCCCGGCAACCGCACCGCGCTGGTCATCGGCGACGTCATGGGCCGGGGCCTGCGGGCGGCGGTGGCGATGGGTCAGCTGCGCTCCGCGGTACGCACCCTGGCCATGCTCGACCTGGACCCGGCCGAGGTGCTGACCGCCCTGGACGAGATCGCCCGCGGCCTGAGCGACGGCACCAGCCCGGACTCCGACCCGGACTCCGGCCTGGACGAGCTGTACCTGGCGACCTGCGTCTACGCCGTGTACGACGCGGTGACCCGGCGCTGCACCTTCGCCAACGCCGGGCACCTGCCGCCGGTGCTGGTCAATCCGGGCGAGGACGCGCTGATGCTGGACGTCCCGCCGGGGCTGCCGCTGGGCGTCGGCGGCGAGCCGTTCGAGGAGGTCACCGTCGACATCCCGGACGGCGCCCTGCTCGGCCTGTACACCGACGGCCTGGTGGAGTCCCGCAAGCACCAGCTGGAGGAGGGCCTGTCGGCGCTGCGGACCACCCTGTCCGGGCCGCCGCGGCAGCTGGAGAACCTCTGCGACCACCTGCTCACCGCGCTCGACCCGCACCACGGCGAGGACGACATCGCGCTGCTGATGGCCCGCGTCCACGCGCTGCCGGACGACGCCGTCGGCGACTGGATGCTGCCCTCGGAGCCGACGTCGGTGGCCCGGGCCCGCGAACTGGCCTGCGCCTGGCTGCTGTCACGCGGCCTGGACGACCTGATCGACACCACCGAGCTGCTGGTCAGCGAGCTGGCCACGAACGCGCTGCGGCACGGCCGGGGCGACATCCGGCTGCGGCTGCTGCGGGACACCACGCTGGTGTGCGAGGTGTGGGACAACGGCTACGCCCAGCCGCGCCAGCGCCGGGCCCGCGACACCGACGAGGGCGGGCGCGGGCTGCAGCTGGTCAGCATGCTCGCGGACCGCTGGGGCTCGCGGCGGACGCCGACCGGCAAGACGGTCTGGTTCGAACTGCCGCTGCCCGCCGCGCGCTGA
- a CDS encoding succinate dehydrogenase/fumarate reductase iron-sulfur subunit, protein MSYQANFRVWRGDSSGGGLEDYTVEVNEGEVVLDIVHRLQATQTPDLAVRWNCKAGKCGSCSAEINGRPRLMCMTRMSTLPPDEPVTITPMRTFPVQRDLVTDVSFNYAKAREVPAFVPPEGLGPGEYRMQQADVNRSQEFRKCIECFLCQDTCHAVRDHEENKAAFSGPRFLMRIAELDMHPLDAAEENGLDRKRTAQEEHGLGLCNITKCCTEVCPEHIRITDNALIPLKERAADRKYDPLVWLGSKIGRRR, encoded by the coding sequence GTGAGCTACCAGGCCAACTTCCGCGTGTGGCGCGGCGACTCCTCCGGCGGCGGTCTGGAGGACTACACGGTCGAGGTCAACGAGGGTGAGGTGGTGCTGGACATCGTGCACCGGCTGCAGGCCACCCAGACGCCCGACCTGGCCGTCCGCTGGAACTGCAAGGCCGGCAAGTGCGGTTCGTGCAGCGCCGAGATCAACGGCAGGCCGCGGCTGATGTGCATGACCCGGATGTCCACGCTGCCGCCGGACGAGCCGGTCACCATCACGCCCATGCGGACCTTCCCGGTGCAGCGGGACCTGGTCACCGACGTCTCCTTCAACTACGCCAAGGCGCGCGAGGTCCCGGCGTTCGTGCCGCCGGAGGGGCTGGGCCCGGGCGAGTACCGGATGCAGCAGGCGGACGTGAACCGCTCGCAGGAGTTCCGCAAGTGCATCGAGTGCTTCCTGTGCCAGGACACCTGCCACGCGGTCCGGGACCACGAGGAGAACAAGGCGGCGTTCTCCGGCCCGCGCTTCCTGATGCGGATCGCCGAGCTGGACATGCACCCGCTGGACGCCGCCGAGGAGAACGGCCTGGACCGCAAGCGCACCGCGCAGGAGGAGCACGGCCTCGGCCTGTGCAACATCACCAAGTGCTGCACCGAGGTCTGCCCCGAGCACATCAGGATCACCGACAACGCGCTGATCCCGCTGAAGGAGCGCGCCGCCGACCGCAAGTACGACCCGCTGGTGTGGCTGGGCTCGAAGATCGGCCGCCGCCGCTGA